Proteins co-encoded in one endosymbiont 'TC1' of Trimyema compressum genomic window:
- the rpiB gene encoding ribose 5-phosphate isomerase B, producing MKIAIASDHGGFELKETIGEALLKKGIETMDFGTFSEESVDYPDFALKVGEAINNKEADLGILVCGTGIGMSIAANKIDGIRCALCSDVYSAKMTRGHNNANVLALGQRVLGDGLAMMIVDTFINSHFEGGRHQRRLDKIKDIENGYKGNDGNEA from the coding sequence ATGAAAATAGCAATTGCTTCTGACCATGGTGGTTTTGAGTTAAAGGAAACTATAGGCGAAGCACTATTAAAAAAAGGTATCGAAACTATGGATTTTGGAACATTTTCAGAAGAGTCTGTAGATTATCCAGATTTTGCTTTAAAAGTTGGAGAAGCTATTAACAATAAGGAAGCTGATTTAGGTATTTTAGTATGTGGTACAGGCATTGGCATGTCTATAGCTGCCAATAAAATAGATGGCATTCGCTGCGCTTTGTGTAGTGATGTTTATTCTGCAAAAATGACGAGAGGTCATAACAATGCAAATGTATTAGCATTAGGACAAAGAGTGCTTGGCGATGGTTTAGCAATGATGATTGTAGATACATTTATTAATAGCCATTTTGAGGGTGGTCGTCATCAAAGAAGGCTAGATAAAATAAAAGACATAGAAAATGGCTATAAAGGAAATGATGGCAATGAAGCGTAA
- a CDS encoding deoxycytidylate deaminase produces MKRKSWDTYFMEIADRVKDRSTCQRRQVGALVVKDKRIKGTGYNGSPPGLPHCTEVGCYEVNGRCKRTIHAEINAILECTPEERAGATIYITDQPCFECTKVIIASGITRVLYRNPYDNDVDLFLEAPHIEVIKWEDKNESN; encoded by the coding sequence ATGAAGCGTAAAAGCTGGGATACATACTTTATGGAAATAGCTGATCGCGTTAAAGATAGAAGTACTTGCCAAAGAAGACAGGTAGGTGCTTTAGTTGTTAAAGATAAAAGAATTAAGGGAACAGGCTACAATGGTAGCCCACCTGGGTTGCCTCACTGTACAGAAGTTGGATGTTATGAGGTCAATGGTCGTTGTAAGAGAACAATTCATGCTGAGATTAATGCTATTTTAGAGTGTACACCAGAGGAAAGAGCAGGTGCAACTATTTATATTACAGACCAACCTTGTTTTGAATGTACAAAAGTAATAATTGCTTCAGGGATTACGAGGGTTCTATACAGAAATCCATACGATAATGATGTAGATTTATTTTTAGAAGCGCCGCATATTGAAGTAATTAAATGGGAGGATAAAAATGAAAGTAATTAG
- the wecB gene encoding non-hydrolyzing UDP-N-acetylglucosamine 2-epimerase yields the protein MKVISVFGTRPEAIKMAPLVKALEKEPSINSKVIVTAQHRDMLDQVLGLFDIVPDYDLDIMKSGQTLTDVTTRILEGLSPILKEEKPDVVLVHGDTSTTFASALAAFYEKIAVGHVEAGLRTGNKYSPYPEEMNRQLTTKLTDYHFAPTEKAKNNLLAEGIDPKTIYVTGNTVIDALLSVAKKPFDVQTIPGLENIDFNKKIILVTAHRRENLGVHMENIFSAIKDILNEEKGVEVIFPIHKNPKVREIAYSFLGDNKQVHFIEPLDYQPFVKVMEKANLILTDSGGIQEEAPSLAKPVLVLRDTTERPEAVEAGTVVLAGVNKEDIYNEAMLLLRDKEVYNKMANATNPYGDGKTSERIASILSRGGND from the coding sequence ATGAAAGTAATTAGTGTTTTTGGCACGAGACCAGAAGCCATTAAAATGGCACCATTAGTGAAGGCCTTAGAAAAAGAACCTTCTATTAATTCTAAAGTAATAGTAACGGCACAACATAGAGATATGTTAGACCAAGTGTTAGGCTTATTTGATATTGTTCCTGACTATGATTTGGATATTATGAAAAGCGGACAAACATTGACAGATGTGACAACAAGAATATTAGAAGGTCTATCTCCAATTTTAAAGGAAGAAAAACCAGATGTTGTTTTAGTTCATGGTGATACCAGCACAACTTTTGCATCTGCATTAGCTGCTTTTTATGAAAAAATTGCTGTAGGACATGTTGAGGCAGGTTTGAGAACTGGTAATAAGTATTCTCCTTATCCAGAAGAGATGAACAGACAGTTAACTACAAAATTAACAGATTATCATTTTGCGCCAACTGAAAAAGCAAAAAACAATTTACTAGCAGAAGGTATTGATCCAAAGACTATTTATGTTACAGGCAATACAGTTATTGATGCTCTTTTATCTGTAGCTAAAAAGCCTTTTGATGTTCAGACAATTCCTGGACTTGAAAATATTGATTTTAATAAGAAAATAATTTTAGTAACAGCACATAGAAGAGAAAATCTAGGCGTTCATATGGAAAATATTTTCTCTGCAATTAAAGATATTTTAAATGAAGAAAAGGGCGTAGAAGTTATTTTTCCTATTCATAAAAATCCAAAAGTAAGAGAAATTGCCTATAGCTTTTTAGGAGATAATAAACAGGTTCATTTTATTGAACCATTAGATTATCAACCTTTTGTGAAAGTAATGGAAAAAGCCAACCTTATTTTAACAGATTCTGGTGGCATTCAAGAAGAAGCGCCTTCTTTAGCAAAACCAGTTTTAGTTTTAAGAGACACAACTGAAAGACCTGAAGCTGTTGAAGCAGGAACGGTTGTTTTAGCAGGTGTTAACAAAGAGGACATCTACAATGAAGCAATGCTTTTATTAAGAGATAAGGAAGTTTATAATAAAATGGCAAATGCTACTAACCCTTATGGTGATGGTAAAACAAGTGAACGCATTGCTTCTATTCTATCTAGAGGAGGCAATGACTAA